A region of Pyxidicoccus parkwaysis DNA encodes the following proteins:
- a CDS encoding YgaP family membrane protein — protein sequence MARNVGKVDRVLRAVAAVGLGVCAVVAPVDGWVRGLMVAQGLYFLGTSLAGSCLGYRLMGKSTCPVPSRT from the coding sequence ATGGCTCGCAATGTAGGCAAGGTGGACCGGGTGCTGCGCGCGGTGGCCGCGGTGGGGCTCGGCGTGTGCGCGGTGGTGGCGCCGGTGGATGGCTGGGTGCGCGGCCTGATGGTGGCCCAGGGGCTGTACTTCCTGGGCACCTCGCTGGCGGGCTCGTGCCTGGGCTACAGGCTGATGGGGAAGTCCACCTGCCCGGTGCCATCCCGCACCTGA
- a CDS encoding alpha-amylase family glycosyl hydrolase, producing the protein MATSRQKPNEVTQARKDFNESVCKARGNEVLKRSPRTRSAPELFGPAEKLQAPADLAAFVPTEAWPEPSWRGGMGAIPYDGGTTFRVWAPNAQRVQVVGEFSNWHAVELAREPSGNFSRDVPDAWNGHQYQYVIQGKYGDWRWRNDPRAADVTNSTGNSIIVDHREFIWRYDDQFRMPAFNEVVLYELHVGTFHDAQGWGPGNWLSAIDKLDYLRDLGVNMVELMPSSEFAGDFSWGYNPTFPFAPESAYGAPNDLKRFVDEAHRRGIGVILDVVYNHLGPSDLPHWDFDGETFGRGGVWFYADERANTPWGQTRPDYGRSEVRDYLRDNALTWLRDYHMDGLRLDATKEIRTANGVDNPAGWELLRYISESVKREFPWKLLIAEDMGADPALTHPQGAGCDSQWDPAFVHPVRAALLTPFDEDRDLNAVRDALYFRYNGQATQRVIYTESHDEVANGKSRIPSEVSPSDAGSWLAKKKSLLGAALTLTAPGIPMLFMGQEFMQDGHFDDGTPLDWSRAGWFTGIRQAYQDLLYLRRNWYDTTAGLRGENINVFHLNHADKVLAFHRWQSGGSGDDVVVLVNLGHKAFSWYEFGLPSDGLWRVRFNSDWQGYSPDFGNAASVDFWASWGERDGMPAHGGTALGSYSAVVLSKDRW; encoded by the coding sequence ATGGCGACGAGCAGGCAGAAGCCGAACGAGGTGACGCAGGCCCGCAAGGACTTCAACGAGTCCGTCTGCAAGGCGCGAGGAAACGAAGTCCTCAAGCGCTCGCCGAGGACACGCTCGGCCCCCGAGCTGTTCGGCCCCGCCGAGAAGCTCCAGGCCCCGGCGGACCTCGCCGCCTTCGTCCCCACCGAGGCCTGGCCCGAGCCCTCCTGGCGCGGCGGCATGGGCGCCATCCCCTACGACGGCGGCACCACGTTCCGCGTCTGGGCCCCCAACGCGCAGCGCGTGCAAGTCGTTGGCGAGTTCAGCAACTGGCACGCGGTGGAATTGGCCCGTGAGCCCTCGGGCAACTTCTCCCGCGACGTCCCCGACGCGTGGAATGGCCACCAGTATCAGTACGTCATTCAAGGGAAGTACGGCGACTGGCGCTGGCGCAATGACCCGCGCGCCGCGGACGTCACCAACTCCACCGGCAACAGCATCATCGTCGACCACCGGGAATTCATCTGGCGCTACGACGACCAGTTCCGCATGCCCGCCTTCAACGAGGTGGTGCTGTACGAGTTGCACGTCGGCACCTTCCACGACGCGCAGGGCTGGGGCCCGGGCAACTGGCTGAGCGCCATCGACAAGCTCGACTACCTGCGCGACCTCGGCGTCAACATGGTGGAGTTGATGCCCTCGTCCGAGTTCGCGGGCGACTTCTCCTGGGGCTACAACCCCACCTTCCCCTTCGCGCCGGAGAGCGCGTACGGCGCGCCCAACGACCTCAAGCGCTTCGTGGACGAGGCCCACCGGCGCGGCATCGGCGTCATCCTCGACGTCGTCTACAACCACCTGGGCCCCAGTGACCTACCGCACTGGGACTTCGATGGAGAGACGTTCGGCAGGGGCGGCGTCTGGTTCTACGCGGACGAGCGCGCCAACACGCCGTGGGGCCAGACGCGCCCCGACTACGGCCGCTCCGAGGTGCGCGACTACCTGCGCGACAACGCGCTCACGTGGCTGCGCGACTACCACATGGACGGGCTGCGCCTGGACGCCACGAAGGAGATTCGCACCGCCAACGGCGTGGACAACCCGGCCGGCTGGGAGCTGCTCCGGTACATCAGTGAGTCGGTGAAGCGCGAGTTCCCCTGGAAGCTCCTCATCGCCGAGGACATGGGAGCCGACCCCGCGCTCACGCATCCGCAGGGCGCGGGCTGTGATTCACAGTGGGACCCGGCCTTCGTGCACCCCGTGCGCGCCGCGCTCCTCACGCCCTTCGATGAAGACCGCGACCTCAACGCCGTCCGCGACGCGCTGTACTTCCGTTACAACGGCCAGGCCACCCAGCGCGTCATCTACACGGAGAGCCACGACGAGGTGGCCAACGGCAAGAGCCGCATCCCCTCGGAGGTGTCACCGAGCGACGCGGGAAGCTGGCTCGCGAAGAAGAAGTCCCTGCTCGGCGCGGCGCTGACGCTCACCGCGCCCGGCATCCCCATGCTGTTCATGGGGCAGGAGTTCATGCAGGACGGCCACTTCGACGACGGCACGCCGCTCGACTGGAGCCGGGCCGGCTGGTTCACCGGCATCCGTCAGGCGTACCAGGACCTCCTCTACCTGCGGCGCAACTGGTACGACACCACCGCGGGCCTCCGAGGAGAGAACATCAACGTCTTCCACCTCAACCACGCGGACAAGGTGCTCGCCTTCCACCGCTGGCAGTCCGGCGGCTCCGGTGACGACGTGGTGGTGCTCGTCAACCTCGGGCACAAGGCCTTCTCCTGGTACGAATTCGGACTCCCGTCTGACGGCCTGTGGCGCGTGCGCTTCAACAGCGACTGGCAGGGCTACTCACCCGACTTCGGCAACGCGGCCAGCGTCGACTTCTGGGCCTCGTGGGGCGAGCGCGACGGCATGCCCGCGCACGGCGGCACTGCGCTGGGCAGCTACAGCGCCGTCGTGCTGTCGAAGGACCGCTGGTGA